In the genome of Candidatus Pristimantibacillus lignocellulolyticus, the window TTTCGTACTTTTTGTCGCTGTTACAGTAGCAAATGCAGGTTGTATATTGTTATCAATCCCCAAGTTCGATTCCCTACCTGGCGTAATAATATTAAACCGCACAATCATAAAACGGAATAGTGTGTAATAGATGGCGCTAAACACTAATCCTATTGGTATAAGCAATAACGGCTTCTCGGCTAGCGGATAATTAAGCACGTAATCAATAAAACCTGCTGAGAAACCAAAGCCATGTCTAATTTCTAATTCCGTCACTACATAAGCGCTAATACCCGCTAATAAAGCATGCGCAGCATAAAGTAATGGGGCAGTAAACATAAAGGCAAACTCTAAAGGTTCTGTAATTCCAGTAAGAAATGAAGCCAACGCTGCACTAATAAATATAGAAGATACATACTTTTTATTTTCTTTTTTGGCTGTATGCACAATAGCTAATGCCGCAGCAGGAAGAGCAAACATCATAATCGGGAAGAATCCTGTCATATATAATCCTGCTTGCGGGTCTCCACCAAAGAAACGATCAATATCTCCTTGAAATACTTGTCCCGCTTCATTCACATATGTCCCTACTTGAAACCATGCGATATTATTAAGGACATGATGTAGACCAAACGGAATCAGTAAACGATTCAGTGTCGTGTAGATAAAAGCACTTATGCCACCCAAATCTGTAATGTTTTGCCCTATTGAATTAAATGTAGCTTGAACTGGTCCCCAGATTAAGCCTAATCCGATAGCAATAAATACCATAGCAATAGAAGTTACAATAGGGACAAAACGCTTCCCTGAGAAAAAACCGAGCCAATTGGGTAGTTGAATTTGATGAAATCGCTTGTAAATATACGAAGCTATAATACCCGCTATAATGCCCCCCATGACTCCCATATCAATTTCATCATTCAACATCGGCCAGTCACCAAAAACGATAATTACATTTTGAAAAACATAATCCATGACCAGAAATGCTATGACAGCTGATAATGCAGCTACAGCATCCCCACCAATTCCTATACCGATGCTTATAGCGAAAATAAGCGGCAAGTTGTCAAATATCGCAGAGCCTCCTGCATCTAAAAAGGGAGCAATATATGTATTTATCCACACGCCTACACTACCTAGATGAAAATCAGCTGCATAATCAATTTTACCAAATCGAAATAGAATAGCTGCCGCAGGTAGTACTGCCACCGGTAACATTAACGACCTTCCAATGCTTTGCAAATATTTAAACAACATTACGAATGCCTCCGCTCTGATTTAGCTCAATACAACCCGGAATGCATGGGGTTCAGCAATAATAACATTACGAAAATTACATTCTATATGATCAATATTCCTTTCTCCGATAACAACAACGAGTACATGGGGCTTATACCCTGCTGACTTAATATGATCGAGATCGAATGTAATCAGTAGTTCTCCCTCTGACACTTGATCTCCATATTTCACGAAAACTTCAAAGCCTTCACCTTGTAAATCGACGGTATCTATACCGACATGAATAAGAAACTGCAGTCCTGAGGCATGTTCTATTACTATCGCGTGCTTCGTCTCTACAACATAAGATATTCTACCGCTAATTGGTGCCTTAACCGTTCCTTCGATTGGATCAAAAGCCACTCCTTCTCCCATATATCCACGTGAAAAAGCTTCATCCTGTACTTCATCTATAGAAAACATATTCCCTGTAACTGGTGCAGTAATCGAAACGTAAGAAAGCAGATCTGAATCTCTTTTTATGCGCTTTACAAACATTCGAATCCCTCTCTCTCATCTAGTGAATAATTCAATCTGAAATAAACGATATAAATGAATCGCTATATAACCTATTTCATCTTCAGAAACGACCACATCTAATTCGTCACTTATAATTTCAGCTAACTCTACTGCGAATTCATAAATATCAGAGTGAAGGGTTCTAATTTCTGCCGTAAATGGATTAACAATATGTTGACCTTCTATAATACGTTCCACTGCACCTCTAAGATGTGTTATAAGCCTGACATAATCTGTACTTGTTCTTTGAAGTTTGAAGCCCATTTTATCTTCAATATAATCAACTATTTTATTAAGCAGTCCTCTTACTTTGACTAACTGTCCTACCGATACCGTTTCTGTACAGGTATGAATATGTAACGTTAAAAAGCCAATTTCATCTTCAGGAATTTGCAATTGAAAATGTTGGTTAATCATGTCTACTGCTTCTGTTGCAATTTCATATTCTTGAGGAAAGCTTAATCTGGTCTCTGATAAAAATGGATTGCTAATCTCCATCTCATTTTTTAAACGATAAATGACGAATTGAATATGATTGGGAAGCGCGAAATAAACTTTCGGCTGAACTGGAGTTCCTAACCGATCTTTTACTTTATCGATAATCTGTTCAGAAATTTGGATGACTTGAGGATCAATGTTTTCTATAAGTGCTTGGAACTGACTACTTGGCTGTTCTTCATCCAATCGATACCGTCTTTCTATTTGAGGGTCATTCATATGAATGCTTTGATTTCCTTTTGAGGTAAAACCTAGTCCTTTACCAAAAAGTACATATTCTTTGTTTGTGATTGCATGAGAAGTGAGGATTACATTGTTACCTACAATACGATCGATTTTAAGTAAACTATCTTTACTCAACTCCCAAGCCCCCCTGTGGAAATCAACATCGCTATTCCTTATATTTTTTCTCTTATTATAAAAAAGAGCCGAAAAAGCCAACAAAAAGAACAGTTGGTCTTTCTCGGCTCATGCCTAGTATACTAGTAACACGCCTTCTAACTACTAATTATCATTTTATTGTAAATTTTTTATGAAGTCAATTAATACATCTTATGTTTTAATATAATAAAAATTACATTCCTTATTGACAATGTAAATTTGTGGATGTATGCTATGATCAATCCAATAGATAAGAACACATAACGTGTAACCGAGAGGGCATTAGTTATGTAAGCAGTAGTATTATGCTTACACGACTTATGTCCTTTTTTGCTTGTACACCTACTTATCTATGAGATGTCGTTCAAAAAGCTGACTTTGATAATGAAGTAATGCAGGAAGCATAATCGGCATCGAATATGAAGCCAACTTTTTGAACATGGATTAAATGAAAATATTATAAAAAAGGGAGCTAACACAATGAAATTGAAAACATTATTGTTATGCAGCGTAATTTGTATCCTATTAACTACAGTAGCATGCGGTAACAACGCTACTAACACAAATGGTAACGGCACTAATACTGAAAAACCAGCTACTACAGACACTAATAAGGATCCGGAAGTTACTACTACTGGTCTAAAGGGCGATTTTGAAATTCAATACTTTGTAGGCGGATATGGAGATGCTTGGTGGTTAGAAGTAATTGAAGGCTTCCAAAAAGCAAATCCCGATTTGAAAATTACGCAAAGCGCTGGTCCAAAAATTAATGAGCAAATGCAACCTCGATGGATTTCAAATGATCCACCAGATGTTGTATACATTGATGGCGCTGGCTCCAATGAACGTCAAATGATTGTTGATGATCAATTAATGGATATTACTAGTTTCCTTGAAACGGCAGTAAATGTTGACGGCGAAAAAATTAAAGATATTCTAATTTCACAACCGTCCATATTTAACGGTGATAAAAATTATAACCTTCCACTAGTATTCGGTTCATGGGGACTATTCTACGATAAAGCACTATTTACGCAAAATAACTGGGCTGTACCAACAAACTGGGATGAGTTCATTGCTGTAAGCGAACAAATTAAAGCTTCTGGTATGCCTGCACTACTTCATACAGGCGTTTATCCTTATTATATTAATGGTGGTCTATTAGATTCAGCAATGGTTGCTGCTAACGGTGGCGATACTTCCATTCTGACAAGTCAAGTAAATCTTGAAGAAGGTAGCTTCTCTAACGATGCTGTTAAAAAAGCTTTAGCGCAATTTATGCAACTAGTTGACAAAAACTTAATCGATCCAGGTTCTGTGGCATTAAATCATACAGATTCACAAGCACAATGGCTACAACATAAAGCTGCTTTCATTCCTAACGGTCTATGGTTAGAAAATGAAATGAAAAACGATATTCCTGCAGGTTTTGACTTTGGATTTATTCCTTCTGTTGCACAAGCAGCTGGTGAAAATAACATCGTTATCCCGTACACAGCTACTATCGCTATCGCTAAAGATGCTAAAAACCCTGATGCAGCTAAAGCTTTCCTTCAATATGTATTCACGAAACAAAATGCTCTTCGTTGGGCAGAGATCACTGGTGCGATTATGAACGTTAAAGCTGATCTAAGTAACTCTTCAGCAAGTGGAGTTGTTAAAGATGCTATGGACTTCTTCAACTCTGATACTACAACAGTGGCTCCTGTAACTGTACTTAATGCAGACGTAGAAAAAGTGAAACAAGATTCTATTATCGCATTATCCATTGGTAAAATTACACCTGAAGAATGGATGACACGTCTAGAAGAGGCAGCAGCTAAAGCTCGTAAATAACTTAAATTAACCAAACATATGAAGCGCTACTTGTGGAAGAAGTTCGGTACTTGTGTACATATTTCATACACAAATACTTACCTTCCCAAGTGCGCTTCATATTCAATATTGAATCCAGATGAATGGCATGACAAAGAGGAGGAACAACATGTCTCCACGCCTTAAGCGAACAGGCTTTATTACTA includes:
- a CDS encoding PTS transporter subunit EIIC translates to MFKYLQSIGRSLMLPVAVLPAAAILFRFGKIDYAADFHLGSVGVWINTYIAPFLDAGGSAIFDNLPLIFAISIGIGIGGDAVAALSAVIAFLVMDYVFQNVIIVFGDWPMLNDEIDMGVMGGIIAGIIASYIYKRFHQIQLPNWLGFFSGKRFVPIVTSIAMVFIAIGLGLIWGPVQATFNSIGQNITDLGGISAFIYTTLNRLLIPFGLHHVLNNIAWFQVGTYVNEAGQVFQGDIDRFFGGDPQAGLYMTGFFPIMMFALPAAALAIVHTAKKENKKYVSSIFISAALASFLTGITEPLEFAFMFTAPLLYAAHALLAGISAYVVTELEIRHGFGFSAGFIDYVLNYPLAEKPLLLIPIGLVFSAIYYTLFRFMIVRFNIITPGRESNLGIDNNIQPAFATVTATKSTKNKTFNEHANKVIEALGAVTNIESIDACITRLRVVVRSELGVNDKRLKELGAAGVIHLGGGSIQVVFGMEAEKLKDYIKTKL
- a CDS encoding PTS glucose transporter subunit IIA; protein product: MFVKRIKRDSDLLSYVSITAPVTGNMFSIDEVQDEAFSRGYMGEGVAFDPIEGTVKAPISGRISYVVETKHAIVIEHASGLQFLIHVGIDTVDLQGEGFEVFVKYGDQVSEGELLITFDLDHIKSAGYKPHVLVVVIGERNIDHIECNFRNVIIAEPHAFRVVLS
- a CDS encoding PRD domain-containing protein; this translates as MSKDSLLKIDRIVGNNVILTSHAITNKEYVLFGKGLGFTSKGNQSIHMNDPQIERRYRLDEEQPSSQFQALIENIDPQVIQISEQIIDKVKDRLGTPVQPKVYFALPNHIQFVIYRLKNEMEISNPFLSETRLSFPQEYEIATEAVDMINQHFQLQIPEDEIGFLTLHIHTCTETVSVGQLVKVRGLLNKIVDYIEDKMGFKLQRTSTDYVRLITHLRGAVERIIEGQHIVNPFTAEIRTLHSDIYEFAVELAEIISDELDVVVSEDEIGYIAIHLYRLFQIELFTR
- a CDS encoding extracellular solute-binding protein yields the protein MKLKTLLLCSVICILLTTVACGNNATNTNGNGTNTEKPATTDTNKDPEVTTTGLKGDFEIQYFVGGYGDAWWLEVIEGFQKANPDLKITQSAGPKINEQMQPRWISNDPPDVVYIDGAGSNERQMIVDDQLMDITSFLETAVNVDGEKIKDILISQPSIFNGDKNYNLPLVFGSWGLFYDKALFTQNNWAVPTNWDEFIAVSEQIKASGMPALLHTGVYPYYINGGLLDSAMVAANGGDTSILTSQVNLEEGSFSNDAVKKALAQFMQLVDKNLIDPGSVALNHTDSQAQWLQHKAAFIPNGLWLENEMKNDIPAGFDFGFIPSVAQAAGENNIVIPYTATIAIAKDAKNPDAAKAFLQYVFTKQNALRWAEITGAIMNVKADLSNSSASGVVKDAMDFFNSDTTTVAPVTVLNADVEKVKQDSIIALSIGKITPEEWMTRLEEAAAKARK